A region from the Stygiolobus caldivivus genome encodes:
- a CDS encoding ABC transporter permease: MRFKDIISLAVSDISTRGIYSLLIILMLLIGVSSTFIAISQSQGVVSKEEQLFEFLRPNLLIVYPTSPVTQSQVSIVKSMKYVSEVYPVINQTIEVEVNAKNYTFYLLGVDNLSVITSYTITSGTSFDYSGLIIPSSSAVHLSPGVLVKVYVDKDAKYTYVTGVISYSHTIFQRIGVVSSTLFPSYNCLFTSLQYAEEITGDKNYTFLIVLTQSPLYNPNVTQEITSVFPNATVESLGVSSAVVARQYTSFTAYLISLSVIAILTSIITNGSITAISFNRRLREIGVMMALGMKRGQISLLYLLESSMLGVIGGVAGLVAGFYATENIVLTKAVTYTPIIYPVQLVELVILSLIASNIGSIYPVIRIFKLTPSEVMR, from the coding sequence ATGAGGTTTAAGGACATCATAAGCCTTGCAGTGTCAGACATATCGACGAGGGGGATATACTCGTTGCTGATCATACTCATGCTACTGATAGGAGTAAGCAGTACTTTCATTGCAATATCACAGTCCCAAGGCGTGGTGAGTAAAGAAGAGCAACTGTTTGAGTTCCTCCGCCCTAACTTACTCATAGTCTACCCCACTTCACCGGTGACCCAGTCGCAAGTGAGTATAGTGAAGTCTATGAAATACGTTAGCGAAGTATACCCTGTAATAAACCAGACAATAGAGGTTGAAGTTAACGCTAAGAACTACACTTTTTACCTGCTCGGTGTAGATAACCTGAGTGTAATTACGTCTTACACCATCACTTCAGGGACCTCGTTCGATTACTCAGGGTTAATAATACCTTCTTCTTCGGCTGTCCACTTGTCTCCCGGTGTACTGGTCAAAGTGTATGTGGACAAAGACGCCAAGTACACGTATGTAACAGGGGTCATATCCTATTCCCACACAATTTTTCAGAGGATTGGTGTAGTGTCATCTACTCTCTTCCCTTCATATAATTGCCTATTTACTTCACTACAGTACGCTGAGGAAATTACCGGGGACAAAAACTACACTTTCCTAATAGTACTCACCCAGTCGCCTTTGTACAACCCTAACGTTACCCAAGAGATAACCTCGGTGTTCCCCAACGCGACGGTAGAATCGTTAGGGGTCTCTTCGGCTGTAGTAGCAAGGCAGTACACTTCGTTTACAGCGTACCTAATTTCCCTTAGCGTGATCGCTATCCTCACTTCCATAATAACTAACGGCAGTATAACTGCCATAAGTTTTAACAGGAGGCTGAGGGAGATAGGTGTCATGATGGCATTAGGGATGAAAAGGGGCCAGATATCCCTACTGTACTTGCTGGAAAGTTCCATGTTGGGCGTTATAGGTGGGGTCGCAGGTCTGGTAGCCGGGTTTTATGCCACCGAGAACATAGTGCTTACCAAGGCTGTTACTTACACGCCTATCATCTACCCCGTCCAACTCGTCGAGTTAGTCATTTTAAGTCTCATAGCTTCAAATATAGGTAGTATATACCCCGTGATCAGGATATTTAAGTTAACCCCTTCGGAGGTGATGAGATGA
- a CDS encoding ABC transporter ATP-binding protein, protein MKNVIQLLDVNKVYKTGNNEWVALRDVNLNVEDGEFIALVGPSGSGKTTLLNIIGLMDSPTRGHVVLEDKDVTYLGEKEKSELRNKYIGYVFQSYNLISFLTVYQNVELPLVIAGVPEKERQKMVEEVLQTIPGIYELRNKRPTQLSGGQQQRVAIARALVNRPKVILADEPTANLDINTGKAVVDLFKKIKDELGITIVMATHDLEMLKNCDRIVYIRDGMVERIEKNS, encoded by the coding sequence ATGAAAAACGTTATCCAACTCTTAGACGTAAACAAGGTATACAAGACCGGTAATAACGAGTGGGTAGCCTTAAGGGACGTCAACCTAAATGTCGAAGATGGGGAGTTCATAGCCCTAGTAGGGCCTTCAGGGTCCGGGAAGACTACGCTATTAAACATCATAGGCCTAATGGACTCCCCGACTAGGGGACACGTGGTACTGGAGGACAAAGACGTGACTTACCTAGGAGAGAAGGAGAAGTCCGAACTGAGGAATAAGTACATAGGGTACGTATTCCAGTCCTATAACCTTATCTCTTTTCTGACGGTATACCAAAATGTAGAGTTACCCCTAGTGATCGCTGGTGTACCTGAAAAGGAGAGGCAGAAGATGGTAGAAGAGGTCCTCCAGACTATACCAGGGATCTATGAGCTTAGGAATAAGAGGCCTACACAGCTCTCAGGGGGACAGCAACAGAGGGTAGCAATAGCGCGGGCCCTAGTAAACAGACCTAAGGTGATCTTAGCCGATGAGCCTACGGCAAATCTGGACATAAACACGGGGAAGGCTGTGGTGGACTTATTTAAGAAGATAAAGGACGAACTGGGGATAACTATAGTCATGGCCACCCATGACCTAGAGATGTTAAAGAACTGTGACAGGATAGTGTACATAAGGGACGGGATGGTCGAAAGGATTGAGAAAAACTCATGA
- a CDS encoding nucleotidyltransferase domain-containing protein, protein MGKGKSAIESQMRMVYLAKEIVEEVSRDFSTLIEVYVFGSRARGDYVDTSDIDLIFVFTGIKDMPVFDRMYMVSKYIRGNVDYIVLDEGEKDRVKEKKLLWKRGSGFIGLESLT, encoded by the coding sequence ATGGGTAAGGGGAAGTCTGCAATAGAGAGCCAAATGAGGATGGTATACCTAGCTAAGGAAATTGTAGAAGAGGTATCAAGGGACTTCTCAACGTTAATCGAGGTTTACGTCTTCGGGTCTAGGGCCCGGGGGGATTACGTGGACACAAGCGATATTGACCTTATCTTTGTGTTCACCGGGATAAAGGACATGCCCGTCTTTGACAGGATGTACATGGTAAGCAAGTACATTAGAGGTAATGTGGACTACATAGTCTTGGACGAAGGAGAGAAGGACAGAGTAAAGGAGAAAAAGCTGTTATGGAAGAGGGGGTCGGGTTTTATAGGCTTAGAGTCGTTAACGTAA
- a CDS encoding HEPN domain-containing protein gives MDTARVPLSSVKYYASAFHSQQAAEEALKALSIFLGKDPGKTHSLTGLAEVIEGEGLAIPPKVKEDLMVLSSHFVISRYPDAANGVPFKQYSRAISEDLLNRAKEVVEWVRGSLQ, from the coding sequence TTGGACACTGCGAGAGTACCCCTGTCGAGCGTTAAATATTACGCTTCAGCGTTCCACTCCCAGCAAGCTGCAGAAGAAGCACTAAAGGCACTGAGTATTTTCTTAGGTAAAGACCCCGGAAAGACACACTCTCTTACTGGGCTCGCTGAGGTCATAGAAGGGGAAGGGCTAGCGATACCCCCTAAGGTCAAAGAAGACTTAATGGTGTTGTCCTCACACTTCGTAATTTCCCGTTATCCGGACGCTGCTAACGGCGTCCCGTTTAAACAATATAGCAGGGCGATCTCGGAAGACTTGTTAAACAGGGCTAAAGAGGTGGTGGAATGGGTAAGGGGAAGTCTGCAATAG
- a CDS encoding ATP-binding cassette domain-containing protein, translating into MNSLITTLSLLRLFIERFKTIFAYFSLDMRVIAEDVYKSFGRKTALKGVRFDFEGKNLCLLGHNGSGKTTFLSIMTSLISPTRGKVIVNGVIPYKDRDKAVSMMAFQFEKPKFNLKVKVKDYMRYLDECDDMGLLDDVKNEYISSLSSGQTQMVQLLSVLCVKSEIKVLDEPLSHVDLANATKLGKVIMKDKADKVITTHIPEEAEWFGDYIVVLKEGEVRWKGTIDDLYREPIYEVFVRFNTTPPSGTIADFGNILLVRGEEEEMESMVKKGIAIGFKKAGVRKIYMESD; encoded by the coding sequence ATGAATAGCTTAATAACGACACTATCTTTACTCCGACTTTTTATAGAAAGGTTTAAAACTATATTTGCTTATTTTTCTCTCGATATGAGAGTAATTGCAGAAGATGTTTATAAGAGTTTCGGGAGGAAGACCGCCTTGAAGGGGGTCAGGTTCGACTTCGAGGGGAAGAACCTCTGTCTTCTAGGCCATAATGGTAGCGGCAAAACTACGTTCCTGTCGATTATGACGTCGCTTATCTCCCCGACTAGGGGGAAAGTAATCGTGAACGGCGTAATCCCATATAAGGACAGGGACAAAGCGGTCTCCATGATGGCCTTCCAGTTCGAGAAGCCCAAGTTCAACCTCAAGGTTAAGGTAAAGGACTACATGAGATACTTGGACGAGTGCGATGACATGGGCCTCCTTGACGACGTAAAGAACGAGTATATCTCCTCCCTGTCCAGTGGTCAGACCCAGATGGTTCAGCTCCTCTCTGTCCTGTGTGTAAAGTCCGAGATAAAGGTCCTGGACGAACCGCTCTCGCATGTCGACTTAGCTAACGCCACGAAGCTAGGCAAGGTCATCATGAAGGATAAAGCAGACAAGGTAATAACTACCCACATACCTGAGGAGGCTGAGTGGTTTGGTGACTACATAGTAGTCCTGAAGGAAGGTGAGGTGAGGTGGAAGGGGACGATCGACGACCTTTACAGGGAACCGATCTACGAGGTTTTCGTGAGGTTTAACACCACACCGCCTTCGGGTACGATAGCGGACTTTGGTAATATCCTCCTTGTGAGGGGGGAGGAAGAGGAAATGGAAAGTATGGTAAAAAAGGGGATAGCAATTGGTTTCAAAAAGGCAGGGGTCAGAAAGATATACATGGAGAGCGATTAA
- a CDS encoding isochorismatase family cysteine hydrolase, whose protein sequence is MAWFNKDELKKFITKKNSVLVVWDVQEALVNSIFNKDTFLAKLKELISSARQNDVPIVYTKITPLPERFQPAYMRRNFNPGDIVKDVYPQGGDVVLNKNTASIFVGTNFELMLRNAGIQTIVFTGIATDIGVETSARHAQTLGFLPVIAKEAVSSADKEAHERSLANMSRLMLVLDNKEIIERWSSSPQ, encoded by the coding sequence ATGGCTTGGTTCAACAAAGACGAGTTAAAAAAGTTCATAACAAAAAAGAACTCAGTCCTCGTGGTATGGGACGTACAAGAGGCTCTGGTAAACTCGATCTTTAATAAAGACACCTTCTTGGCTAAACTCAAAGAGTTAATAAGCTCAGCGAGGCAGAACGACGTGCCGATAGTCTATACAAAGATAACCCCTTTGCCGGAGAGATTCCAACCAGCATATATGAGGAGGAACTTTAACCCCGGCGACATAGTCAAGGACGTTTACCCGCAGGGAGGTGACGTGGTACTGAACAAGAACACGGCGTCAATTTTTGTAGGCACAAACTTCGAGCTAATGCTAAGGAATGCGGGGATCCAAACAATAGTGTTTACCGGTATCGCGACAGATATAGGGGTCGAGACTTCTGCAAGGCATGCCCAAACACTCGGCTTCCTACCTGTAATAGCAAAGGAGGCAGTGTCGTCAGCAGATAAGGAAGCACACGAGAGGTCCTTAGCCAATATGAGCAGGCTAATGCTAGTCCTTGATAACAAAGAGATTATTGAGCGGTGGAGTTCAAGCCCGCAGTAA
- a CDS encoding DUF4097 family beta strand repeat-containing protein, which translates to MDKLLVSILIIVVAGSVGVLVVSGIPIITDYLFMKTEVVTVPVTLPVHELVICNGNGIVSVTKSQAPSISIKLVAKGFTASTSDFNVCYKEVNGTLFISVTPPSDTSNVYCADIYVNLPISIFTSANISVGNGDVKLTDVNTSLLYLTVGNGDVSLYNVGFIQGEVNVGNGVITMHNAVGKSLYGSVGNGMITVTVSKYYNLTYHLEVQNGVINVDTIPSIHVVTATGESQAPPVIYAGVSDGEVNVNGEEVLSLA; encoded by the coding sequence ATGGACAAGTTACTAGTGTCAATACTAATTATAGTAGTGGCGGGTTCAGTAGGCGTCTTAGTAGTGTCCGGGATACCGATAATAACAGATTACCTCTTTATGAAGACCGAGGTCGTAACGGTCCCCGTAACACTCCCCGTGCACGAACTGGTGATATGTAACGGCAACGGTATTGTGTCAGTAACGAAAAGCCAAGCCCCCAGTATCAGTATTAAGTTAGTTGCTAAAGGGTTTACGGCTTCGACTTCCGACTTTAACGTCTGTTACAAGGAGGTTAACGGGACCTTGTTCATATCGGTAACCCCTCCATCAGACACTAGTAACGTATACTGTGCTGATATTTACGTTAACCTACCCATCAGTATTTTCACGTCTGCTAATATATCTGTGGGTAACGGTGACGTAAAACTTACCGACGTTAATACGTCTTTACTCTACCTCACGGTAGGTAACGGAGACGTGTCGTTGTATAATGTGGGCTTTATTCAGGGGGAGGTGAATGTCGGTAACGGCGTGATCACAATGCATAACGCGGTCGGGAAATCCCTCTACGGGAGTGTCGGTAACGGTATGATCACAGTGACCGTAAGTAAATACTATAACCTGACCTACCACTTAGAAGTACAAAACGGGGTGATAAACGTGGACACAATACCCTCTATCCATGTGGTCACCGCTACCGGGGAGTCACAAGCCCCGCCGGTGATATATGCAGGAGTGTCTGACGGGGAGGTTAACGTAAACGGAGAGGAGGTATTAAGCTTAGCGTAA
- a CDS encoding transposase-like zinc-binding domain-containing protein, protein MKYDVACPSYSSHHVVKSGKPLDRQKYLCRDCDKNFPANLIITITLGHVQNNALSVSILLNYSSYSTFNLT, encoded by the coding sequence ATTAAATATGACGTAGCTTGTCCCTCTTATAGTAGTCATCACGTTGTTAAGAGTGGTAAGCCTCTGGATAGACAGAAGTATTTGTGCAGGGACTGCGATAAGAACTTCCCCGCAAATTTAATCATCACTATCACTTTAGGTCATGTACAGAATAATGCATTATCAGTATCAATATTATTAAATTACAGCAGTTATTCTACGTTTAACCTAACTTAA
- a CDS encoding PD-(D/E)XK nuclease family protein: MSLADEIKKVLIENPSILADVLTTRPEIIYQALSRLMPWQNLATKDDLKNLATKDDLKNLATKDDLKNLATKEELEEVKRVMATKDDIKEVKNDIKRLEITLSALGARWGITAESVFRQGIMELLADAGWKVDREVIFDKEGIVYGYPSEVEIDVVLTDGKVILVELTASLKRSDLLPFSRKKELYEKVKGRKVSEVVVVTPFIDDKNEERIIAIANSLGIRIIKPGEIESS, from the coding sequence ATGTCATTAGCTGACGAAATAAAGAAGGTATTAATTGAGAACCCGTCTATTTTAGCTGATGTACTTACTACCAGACCGGAGATAATTTACCAGGCCTTATCTAGGTTAATGCCATGGCAAAACTTGGCTACTAAGGACGACCTCAAGAACTTGGCTACTAAGGACGACCTCAAGAACTTGGCTACTAAGGACGACCTCAAGAACTTGGCTACTAAGGAGGAGTTGGAGGAGGTGAAGAGGGTCATGGCTACTAAGGACGATATTAAGGAGGTCAAGAATGACATTAAGAGGTTGGAGATAACTCTAAGTGCTTTAGGTGCCAGGTGGGGTATTACAGCTGAAAGCGTGTTCAGGCAAGGTATAATGGAGCTCTTAGCTGATGCAGGGTGGAAAGTTGACAGAGAGGTCATTTTTGACAAGGAGGGTATCGTTTACGGTTACCCTTCTGAAGTAGAGATCGATGTAGTCTTAACTGACGGTAAAGTCATTCTAGTCGAGTTAACTGCATCATTGAAGAGGAGTGACCTCCTACCCTTCAGCAGGAAAAAAGAACTGTACGAGAAGGTTAAGGGAAGGAAGGTGTCAGAGGTTGTTGTGGTCACTCCCTTCATAGACGATAAGAATGAGGAAAGAATTATCGCTATAGCAAACTCACTGGGGATAAGGATAATTAAACCTGGAGAAATCGAAAGTTCTTGA
- a CDS encoding HPP family protein: MKFPSKKKKVVSIINLITSISILVVITSLTRTEFILPPFLATAATKYPDPDWRRPRSFSIITSYVICSLIGVAFSVFHLYGLIFASVAAFLSFTICVIIDIEHPPAILATFLGVLEKVGPLYILHPVLTGVVVVEGVNYIMTKYGEQRL; encoded by the coding sequence ATGAAATTCCCTTCTAAGAAAAAGAAAGTTGTTTCCATCATTAACCTCATTACATCAATAAGCATTCTCGTGGTAATAACTTCACTGACTAGGACTGAGTTCATACTGCCTCCTTTCCTCGCAACAGCGGCTACAAAATACCCCGACCCCGACTGGAGGAGGCCCAGGAGTTTTTCCATTATTACGTCTTACGTGATATGTAGTTTGATCGGAGTAGCCTTTTCTGTCTTCCACTTGTACGGCCTAATATTTGCCTCGGTGGCAGCTTTTTTATCATTTACAATCTGTGTCATAATAGACATAGAACACCCGCCCGCAATCCTTGCTACATTTTTAGGAGTATTAGAAAAGGTAGGGCCTTTATATATTTTACACCCCGTGCTCACCGGTGTCGTGGTCGTTGAAGGAGTAAACTATATTATGACCAAATACGGGGAGCAAAGGCTGTAG
- a CDS encoding HypC/HybG/HupF family hydrogenase formation chaperone → MEYDPYDMAFVGKVVKKEGENALVNFGGFKRQVSLSLVDAKEGDWVLVHAGYAIKVLKEDEVEEDLKQKVKSITSDGGGEI, encoded by the coding sequence ATGGAATATGACCCGTACGATATGGCATTTGTGGGTAAAGTGGTCAAGAAAGAAGGGGAAAACGCTTTGGTAAACTTCGGAGGCTTTAAGAGGCAGGTAAGCTTATCTTTAGTAGATGCTAAAGAAGGGGACTGGGTTTTAGTTCACGCCGGGTATGCTATTAAGGTCTTGAAAGAAGACGAGGTGGAGGAAGACTTAAAACAAAAAGTTAAGTCAATTACAAGCGACGGAGGTGGAGAGATTTGA
- a CDS encoding 3-methyl-2-oxobutanoate dehydrogenase subunit beta produces MSELVPEYIRRKKVISQQHFFRGNAACPGCPIPKELELLLEVMGKKTVLVVPASCSTVIMGDIHGSPSQVPVIHSAFAASAAIASGISRQLRMRGDDAKVVVWAGDGATGDIGFATVSGAAERNEDIIYVCYDNEAFMNTGIQRSSLTPFGAWTTTTPTGKREFKKPVPFIMIEHKIPYVATASIAYPFDYQAKLRKAKDIQGFRYIHLLSPCPPGWRFDSSLTIEVAKVAVETGVWPLFEVVNGEFSLTGLSKTLLDKSKRKPVEEYLKLQGRFDKMTKDDVRAFQEAVDSMWEYIKQLVKK; encoded by the coding sequence ATGAGTGAATTAGTCCCTGAATATATTAGAAGGAAGAAGGTAATAAGCCAGCAGCACTTCTTTAGGGGTAATGCAGCTTGTCCGGGGTGCCCTATACCAAAGGAGTTAGAGTTATTACTGGAGGTTATGGGTAAGAAGACCGTACTCGTAGTCCCTGCTTCATGTTCTACAGTAATAATGGGTGATATACACGGGTCTCCGTCACAAGTACCGGTAATTCATAGTGCCTTTGCTGCTTCAGCGGCTATCGCATCGGGGATATCGAGGCAGTTGAGAATGAGGGGAGATGACGCTAAAGTGGTGGTCTGGGCTGGAGATGGTGCTACCGGTGATATAGGGTTTGCTACTGTCAGTGGAGCTGCTGAGAGGAATGAAGACATAATTTACGTATGTTATGACAACGAGGCTTTCATGAACACCGGTATACAGAGGTCTTCACTGACACCTTTCGGTGCTTGGACTACTACCACACCTACCGGAAAACGCGAATTCAAGAAGCCCGTACCCTTCATAATGATAGAGCATAAGATACCCTATGTCGCTACGGCCTCGATCGCATACCCGTTTGATTACCAAGCTAAGCTAAGGAAAGCTAAAGATATTCAAGGGTTCAGGTACATACATTTGTTGTCACCTTGTCCACCCGGTTGGAGGTTTGACAGCAGTCTCACAATTGAGGTAGCTAAAGTCGCAGTAGAGACGGGTGTATGGCCACTGTTCGAAGTAGTAAATGGAGAGTTTAGCTTAACCGGCCTTAGTAAGACACTCCTAGATAAGTCAAAAAGGAAACCGGTAGAAGAGTACCTGAAGCTTCAAGGGAGGTTTGATAAGATGACTAAAGATGATGTGAGAGCATTTCAAGAGGCAGTAGATTCCATGTGGGAATACATAAAACAGTTAGTAAAGAAATAA
- a CDS encoding pyruvate ferredoxin oxidoreductase, protein MMTVQNHVTAMVGNHAVAYAVKQAKPSVLAVFPITPQTTMLEKLAEYIEKGELKAELIKVEGEHSAMAAVYGAAVAGARVFTATSSQGLLYMTEMVYWVGGERVPIVNAVATRAIAEPWSIWDDHQDFFSKRDASWIMMMAENVQDAYDMTLQAFRISEDKRVLLPVMMGFDGFILTHTMERLMVLDDEIVDKFLPPREFSLIDFKDPVNVGPIAAPDDYMKIKYETMKAINGSKAVIEEISKDYEKITGRKQYGLVECYMCEDAEYVFTTSGAWTGDAREAVRRLRNQGKKVGLLKIRVIRPFPKERIKEVLKGVSGVVTFDREYSFGSGGVLATEVKASLYNSGIEVMSVIAGIGGKDVRPSHFQRVMEDVLNGHKFEERWLNE, encoded by the coding sequence ATGATGACAGTGCAGAATCATGTAACTGCAATGGTAGGTAACCACGCAGTAGCTTACGCGGTAAAGCAGGCTAAACCAAGTGTGTTGGCGGTATTCCCAATTACACCTCAGACTACGATGCTTGAAAAACTAGCTGAGTATATAGAGAAAGGAGAACTGAAGGCTGAGCTAATTAAAGTTGAGGGAGAGCATTCTGCAATGGCGGCAGTTTATGGTGCTGCGGTGGCGGGTGCCAGGGTGTTTACGGCAACATCATCTCAAGGCCTACTTTACATGACCGAGATGGTGTATTGGGTAGGCGGAGAGAGGGTACCAATAGTTAACGCAGTAGCTACTAGGGCTATTGCAGAACCTTGGAGTATATGGGACGACCACCAAGACTTCTTTAGCAAGAGAGACGCATCGTGGATAATGATGATGGCTGAGAACGTTCAAGATGCCTATGACATGACTCTTCAAGCTTTCAGGATAAGTGAAGATAAGAGAGTCTTACTTCCAGTGATGATGGGCTTTGACGGGTTTATCCTTACGCACACTATGGAGAGGTTAATGGTCTTAGACGATGAAATCGTGGACAAATTCCTACCCCCCAGGGAGTTCAGTTTAATAGATTTTAAAGACCCCGTGAACGTCGGTCCTATAGCCGCACCTGACGACTATATGAAGATAAAGTACGAGACGATGAAGGCAATTAATGGTAGTAAAGCCGTAATTGAGGAGATAAGTAAAGATTATGAGAAAATAACGGGTAGAAAACAGTATGGTCTCGTAGAATGTTACATGTGTGAAGACGCTGAGTATGTGTTTACAACTTCAGGAGCATGGACCGGTGACGCAAGGGAGGCTGTAAGGAGACTTAGGAACCAAGGAAAGAAGGTAGGACTGCTAAAGATAAGGGTTATCAGGCCTTTCCCTAAGGAGAGAATAAAGGAAGTCCTTAAAGGAGTCAGCGGTGTAGTGACCTTTGATAGGGAATACTCCTTTGGAAGCGGTGGGGTATTAGCTACTGAGGTCAAGGCATCACTCTACAACAGTGGTATTGAGGTAATGAGTGTGATAGCGGGTATAGGAGGGAAAGACGTGAGGCCATCTCACTTTCAGAGAGTAATGGAAGATGTACTTAACGGTCATAAGTTTGAAGAGAGGTGGTTAAATGAGTGA
- a CDS encoding 4Fe-4S binding protein translates to MIDYPVPIGRPKEGSAGLTGHWRVIKPVIHYDKCTKCRLCYIYCPENTIDLLEGFDVRIDYDYCKGCGVCAQVCPAKAIEMFPEVK, encoded by the coding sequence ATGATAGACTACCCGGTCCCCATCGGGAGGCCAAAGGAAGGGTCTGCCGGGCTAACGGGCCATTGGAGAGTAATTAAGCCCGTAATCCACTACGATAAATGCACTAAGTGTAGGCTTTGCTATATTTACTGTCCCGAAAACACGATAGACTTGTTAGAGGGCTTTGATGTGAGGATCGACTACGATTATTGTAAGGGATGCGGGGTATGTGCACAAGTATGCCCCGCAAAGGCAATAGAAATGTTCCCGGAGGTGAAATGA
- a CDS encoding 2-oxoacid:acceptor oxidoreductase family protein, whose amino-acid sequence MKLEIILRGRGGMGVVTAGEILVKAAVIQGKYGQSIPSYGGERRGAPVTSYVRLSDEPIYIHREVYDADVVGVFDPSLFKVMNPLENLRDDGVLVLNTKTPVKLWKKTFYLDAVEIAEKLNLIIAGWRLVNIPMVGAIARITGVSLDAIHEAVIETFGGKLGEANAEAAKLGYEMVREI is encoded by the coding sequence ATGAAACTTGAAATAATCCTCAGAGGAAGAGGGGGCATGGGAGTAGTGACTGCCGGAGAGATTTTGGTCAAGGCTGCGGTAATTCAAGGGAAATACGGCCAATCTATTCCCTCTTATGGGGGTGAAAGGAGAGGTGCTCCGGTAACATCATATGTCCGCCTTTCGGACGAACCCATTTATATCCACAGAGAAGTCTATGACGCTGACGTGGTCGGGGTCTTTGATCCCTCACTCTTTAAGGTCATGAACCCGTTAGAGAATTTAAGAGATGACGGAGTGTTGGTCTTAAATACAAAAACTCCCGTGAAGTTGTGGAAAAAGACATTTTACTTAGACGCAGTTGAGATAGCCGAAAAGTTGAACCTTATCATAGCCGGTTGGAGGCTTGTCAATATCCCTATGGTAGGGGCAATAGCTAGAATAACCGGGGTCTCACTTGACGCAATCCATGAAGCAGTTATAGAGACGTTTGGAGGTAAGTTAGGAGAAGCTAATGCTGAAGCGGCTAAACTAGGTTATGAGATGGTGAGGGAAATATGA
- a CDS encoding pirin family protein — protein sequence MKRRVDSLIQGKQTRDGAGVRLYRVFGGPDTVDITDPFLLLDFFGSSNPEEYLMGFPWHPHRGIETVTLLYKGRVEHEDSEGNKGVIYPGQAQWMTAGSGIFHQEMPKPMDKTFDYPLDPKTVSGLQLWVNLPAEMKMTDPVYRDVKEIPKEDFDFGTIQVLSGAYKGLEGPVRVKSPVDPSYYDIQLHGDFTASFKDGYTVLVYVVEGKVKPGGSLPGIPAGNLIVFSREGEEIELSGDGRVIVLAGRPLYEPIAWYGPIVMNTRDQIYQALDDLRKGTFVKKSGVKDEP from the coding sequence ATGAAGAGGAGAGTTGATAGTCTAATACAAGGTAAACAGACGAGGGATGGAGCCGGGGTTAGACTATACAGAGTATTTGGCGGTCCAGATACGGTGGATATTACAGACCCTTTCTTACTCCTCGACTTCTTCGGCTCGAGTAACCCGGAAGAGTACCTAATGGGCTTTCCTTGGCACCCCCACCGGGGTATTGAGACAGTGACGCTCCTTTATAAGGGCAGGGTCGAACATGAGGACAGCGAAGGTAATAAAGGAGTGATTTATCCCGGTCAAGCTCAGTGGATGACAGCAGGGAGCGGGATATTCCACCAAGAGATGCCAAAGCCTATGGACAAGACCTTTGACTACCCGTTGGACCCTAAAACGGTCTCAGGACTACAGCTCTGGGTGAACTTACCGGCAGAAATGAAGATGACAGACCCGGTCTACAGAGACGTTAAAGAAATACCTAAGGAAGACTTTGACTTTGGTACAATCCAAGTGCTTTCAGGTGCCTATAAGGGGTTAGAGGGACCAGTGAGAGTTAAGAGCCCTGTGGACCCGTCATATTACGACATTCAGCTCCACGGTGACTTTACAGCATCGTTTAAAGACGGTTATACGGTCCTTGTATACGTGGTCGAGGGAAAGGTTAAACCCGGTGGGTCATTGCCCGGGATCCCTGCAGGGAACCTTATAGTCTTTAGTAGAGAAGGGGAGGAGATAGAGCTAAGTGGTGACGGGAGAGTAATAGTGTTAGCGGGGAGACCGCTTTACGAACCAATAGCGTGGTACGGACCAATAGTAATGAATACAAGAGACCAGATATACCAAGCACTAGACGACCTAAGAAAAGGGACTTTTGTTAAGAAAAGCGGTGTTAAAGATGAGCCATGA